One Salvia splendens isolate huo1 chromosome 22, SspV2, whole genome shotgun sequence DNA segment encodes these proteins:
- the LOC121786766 gene encoding uncharacterized protein LOC121786766, with the protein MVTRKRDATISVASMFKDVEVKVTLLTALKIPPISKFIKDYLAEKVNEDGRMITEENVSAVIQRSDLPSKKTDPGMFTLPISIGDIQVEQAMSDLGASINVLPYSIYKKLGEAKLIDTDIMIQLVDRSCIHQRKFWKT; encoded by the coding sequence ATGGTGACCAGGAAGAGAGATGCCACAATCAGCGTGGCCAGTATGTTCAAAGATGTGGAAGTCAAGGTGACACTCTTGACGGCACTGAAGATTCCCCCAATCAGCAAGTTTATAAAGGACTACCTGGCGGAGAAGGTCAATGAGGACGGGAGAATGATTACAGAGGAGAACGTCTCTGCCGTGATCCAGAGGAGCGACCTCCCATCGAAAAAGACCGACCCAGGAATGTTCACGCTCCCGATTTCAATTGGGGATATTCAAGTGGAGCAGGCCATGAGTGATTTAGGGGCGTCTATCAATGTTCTGCCATACTCCATTTATAAGAAGCTGGGAGAGGCCAAGCTCATCGATACTGATATAATGATACAGTTGGTCGATAGATCTTGTATTCACCAGAGGAAATTCTGGAAGACGTAA